A stretch of DNA from Nocardioides sp. Arc9.136:
CGAACCACGCACCCTCGTCCGGGACCAGGTCGGCGGCCGCCCGGGGCGCCTCGGAGGTCGCGGGCGTCGAGGGAGCCACCGCCTGCGGGCCCTGCCCCGAGCCGGCGTCGCAGGAGCTCAGCGTGAGGGCCGCGAGGGCCAGGGCCGCCAGGGCCAGGACCGTGCGGCTCGCCATGGCACCAGCCAACCACAGCCGTTCAGCGCGGCGGCACCAGCAGGCCCAGGAGGCCGTCGAGGACGTCGGTGGTGGTGCCGGCGACCCCACCGACGGTCGCCGTGACCGGAGCGAGCGCGCCGCCGGTGGCGCCGTCGACGGCCCCCAGCACCTCGGTGACCAGCGGGTCGACGAGGGCCGAGGTGGGCTCCGGTGTCTGCCGCGGGGGCGGCGGACCCGCTGGTGCGGGCGGGTCGACGGACGGGGCGGCCGGGGCAGGTGGAGCGGTGGTTGCGGGCGGCGTCGGCGTGGCCGCACCGGTGGTGGGCGCGCCGGCCGGTCCTGCCGCGGGCGTCGGCGCGACGGCCCGGGGCAGCTCGGTCGGGGTCGGCGGTGCCGGCCGCGGCCCCGGGGACGGCTCGGCAGCAGCGGCCGGCCCCTCCCGGTCGGGACGGAGGAACGGCACGACGTCGGACAGCGGGCCGGCGCCGACCTGGACGGCGAGCACCGCCGCGGTGCCGCCGGCGAGGATCGCGACGGCGCCCACGGGCTCGGTCAGCCGGTCGCGGAGACGGCGTCGCCCCGGTGGGGCGGGGGGAGCAGCGGAGATGGCCGGCCGGTCCGCGGGCAGGGGCAGAGGCAGGGGCGCGGGGACGGCCGGGCGGCGGCGCGCCTCGGCCAGGCCGCGACGGGCGGCGGCGACCAGCTCGTCCCGGAGGGCGGGGTCGCCGTGGTCCGGGTGGAGCAGGACGCGGGGGGCCGCCCGGGGACCGGCCGGCGCGGCGACGTACCCCACGACGCGGCGGGGCTCGGGCCCCAGTACCGCGACGCCCTCCCAGGCGGGTCGCTCCTGCTGCAGCCACTGCGCTGCCCGCAGCGTCCCGTCGGCGACCGGCGGTGCGACCGCGGGGTCCGCGGCGACGACCGCCTCGACGAGCCGGGCGACGAGCCCGCGGTCGGTCGGCCGGGCGCGCTCGACCCGCCACGGAGCGTGGGTGGCGGCGGGCTCGGGCGGGGCAGGCATGACCCGCCCATGATGCGGCGGTGCGACGACGGCCGGCAGGGGTTGTGACGAACTCGCGGGAGCCGGTTCAGACCGCTGCGCGCGGCCGGGCCCAGGCCAGCACGGGCACCAGCGCGAGCGCCAGGACACCGCCGCCGAGGGACAGCGCCGCGAAGCCCGCGGCGTCCACGACGACGCCGGACAGCACGCCGCCGGCCGCACCCGAGAGGGCGACGAGGACGTCGATGCTGCCCTGCACGCGCGGTCGGTCCGCGGTCGTCGTCGCGTCCACGACGAGCGCGGTGCCGGAGATCAGGCCGAGGTTCCAGCCCAGCCCGAGGAGCACGAGCGCGAGGACCGTCAGCGGGAGCGAGTCCCCGGGCGCCACCGCGGCGGTGACGCCGGCGGCGAGCAGGACGGCGCCGGAGGCGGCGGCGACCGCCGTGCGGCCCAGCCGGTCCACCAGCAGCCCGGTGAGGGGGGAGGGGAGGTACATCGCGGCGATGTGCAGGCCGATGACCATCCCGACGTCGCCGAGCCCGTGGTGGTGGTGCCGCATGTGCACCGGCGTCATCGTCATGATCGCGACCATCGTGACCTGGGTCAGGACCATGACGGTCGCGCCGACGTACGCGCCGCGTCCCGGCCGCGGACGACCGGTCGGCGCCGCGGGGCCCGTGGCGCCGGCGGCGACGGACCTGGTGGCGGTGGCCGCGTTCAGGCGGCGGGCGAGGAGCAGTGGGTCCGGGCGGAGCAGGGCGAAGAGCGCAGCACCGGCGGCGGTGTAGGCGACGGCGGCAAGGAGGAACGGCCCGGCGAGCGCCGGCAGCCCCAGCCCGGTCGCGAGGTCGCCGAGCGGCTCGACGAGGTTCGGACCGGCGACCGCGCCGACCGTCGTGGAGACGAGCGCGACGCTGATCGCCTTCCCGCGGGCGGCGGGCGCCGCGAGGTCGGTGCCGGCGTACCGCGCCTGCAGGTTGGTCGCCGTGCCGGCGCCGTACACGAGCAGCGCGACGAGCAGCAGCGGCACGCTGTCGACCGCCGCGGCCACCACGACCCCGGCCGCGCCGGCGCCACCGGCGAGGAAGCCGAGCCCGAGCCCGACCCGGCGGCCGGCGCGCTGGCTGACCCGCCCGACGAGGTACGCCGTGAGCGCGGAGCCCAGCGTGAACAGCGCCGTCGGCAGCCCGGCCAGCCCCTCGGTGCCGAGCATCTCCTGGGCCAGCAGCGCCCCGACGGTCACGCCCGCGGCGAGGCCGGCGCCGCCCAGCACCTGGGCGAGGACGACGGCGCGCAGGGTCCGGCGCTGGACGCGGGCGCGCTCCTGCTCGTCGGCGGCGGGCGGCGGCGAGGTGAGGGGCACGGGCGTGGTGTCTCCTGTCCGCAGCCCGGCCGGGGTGGTCAGGCGGCCGGGTCGTCGATGAGCGCCCGCACGTCCTGGGGGCAGCGGCAGGCAGCCGCGAGTCTCGCAGCCCAGTGCAGCGCCTCCTCGCGGGAGGCCACCTCGAGCACGCAGAAGCCGCCGACGCGGCGGTGGTCCGCCGGGTAGGGGTCCTCCCGGACGGTGCCGTCGGTGTCGACGACGCTCACCCGGTCCTCACCGATCCCGCCGCCGGTCACCCACACCCCGGCCGCCCTCGCCTCCTCGACGACGGCGTGCGAGGCGTCGGACACCGCCGGCAGGTCCTCCTCGGGGAAGGTCATGGCGCCGTCGTCGAAGGAGATGAAGTAGCGCGTCATGGTGGCACCGACCCGGCGGACGGCGCCGACTCATCGGCTCCCGTGGAGGGTGGCTCAGTGGTCGGCGCAGCAGGCGATCTGGTGGCGCGACTCGAACGGCACGAGCCCGCCCCGTCCGGGCTGCACGAGCAGCACCGACCGCCCGGCCCGCCAGGTCGGCCGCGCCCACTCGCCGAGGTCGAGCGGGGTCTCGGGCCGGACGTCGGTGCCGGCGAGGGCCTCGACGGCGTCCACGGCGTCGAGCGCGACGACGTCGGCGACGGTGCAGGGCCGCTCGACCTCCGCCCGGCCGGCGAAGCGCACCAGCCGGCCCGCGGCCCGGTCGACGTGCTGCCCGGCGGCCGCCCGGGCACCGGCGAGCGCCGCGGCCGGGCCGGCGACGGCCTCGTCGCCGGCCGCGACCACGAGCACGCCCGCCCGCTCGCCGACGGCCGCGGCCAGCAGCCCGACCAGCTCGCCGGCGGCGTGGGGGCCGCCGGCCGCGGCACCGGACCAGGTCGCGGCGACGGCCGTGTGCGGGCCGTCGTCGGTGGCGACCACGTGCGTGCTGGCGACGTACGTCGCGTCGCCGGCCGGCAGCAGCCCGTCGAGCAGGTGGACGACGTGCTCGGCGCCGGCGTGGTCGCGCGTGCCGGCGTCCACGGCCACCAGGACCGTGGACGCCGGCACGTCGGGGGTGGTCGTCACCGGGTCGGCACGACCCAGATCGGGTTGGTGTAGAACCACAGGTCCACCCACGGGTCGGCGTCGCCGACCACGTCGATCTGCGGGCCGGCCGGGTCGACCGCGGCGCCGAGGTAGCCCGGCTGCGAGCGGTTGCCGTCCGTGCCGCGCAGGCGGACGTAGAACGGCTCCTCCGCCCGGCCGAGGTCGTAGGTCAGCGTGTAGGTGCCGGTGCGGCCGGAGGTGTCGGTCTGCGCGACCACCTTCGTGTCCGGCGCGGTGAACCGGTCCCGGTCGGCGGACCGGGACGGGGTCTCGACCCGGCCGCGGACCACGTCGACACGGTTCAGCGAGGGGACGAACTGCGACCAGTTGGGCACGTCCTGCGCGGTGATCCGCACGACGAGCTCGAGCCGGCTGCCGCGGCGAGCGAGCAGCGTGCCGCCGAGCGTCTCGGAGGCGTTCCGGTCCCGTCCGCGGCCACCGGTGCTGCGGACCGTGACGTCGACGGACTTCACCAGGCCGCCGTGGTCGACCCAGATCCGGCCGTCGCGCATGCCGCGCATGACCGCGCGGTAGTCGCGGGAGGCCGCGCCGACGTGGGTGCGGCTGTAGAAGCCGGGCCAGAAGTCGCCGGCGTCGAGGTTGATCCGGCCCGCGTAGACCGGATCGCCGTACCGACCGTCGCGGTTGAACTGCTCCGAGCCCGACCCGTCAGGGCGGCGCGAGGTGTCGGTCCAGTTGACGTGGGAGTCGGAGTTCGCCGTGATCGACCACGGCTTGCCCTCGGCGAGGAGGGAGTCCCAGAGCCCGCCGACGGTGGCGGTCATCCAGTCGAAGCCGCCCCAGGTGCGGTAGCTCTCGGGCGGGTAGCCCGCGAACGACGCCGCGCCGGGCGCGTTGCCGTAGTAGCCGCGGGCCGAGCCGGGGCCGTACCCCTTCGGCAGGCCGGCGGCCTGGTGGCCGGGTGCGCCCTCGAAGCCGATCGCGATGCGCGGGTCGGCGTCGCGCCAGGCGCGGATCTCGTGGGGACTGTCGATGCCGTTGCGGGCCGGGTGGTTGGCCAGGAAGAGCGCGTCGGCGACCCGCTTGCGGTCGACCTGCTGGCCGAGCCACTGCACGCCGGCGACGGCGAGCGCCTCGTTGGCCGGCGAGCTGCCCGAGGCGCCCTTGACCGAGCCGTCGTAGGCGTTCTCGAACTGCTTGAGCACCGCGACCTCGTTCGGCCCGGGGGCCACGAAGACGGTGCCGTGCTCGGCGGCGGGGATGTTCCACTCCAGGCCCTGGAAGATGAGGGTGCCCGGGAGCTCCTCGCGGGCCGCCTTGATGTCGGGGTTGACCAGGTCGACGCCGATCCGGGCGTGGGTCGCACCGCCGTGGTCGGTGATGACCAGCCAGTCCAGGCCGTACGCCGCGGCGTGCTGCGCCTGGTCGATGACGCGGTACTGGCCGTCGGAGGAGTACTGCGTGTGGATGTGGTGGTCGCCGGCGAGCCAGTGGCGCGGCGCGGCCGGCCCGGGCTTCCCGCCGCGGGCGGGCGCGGCCGCGGGTGCGGCCATCGCCGGGGTGACGCCGCGCATGCCGGCCATGCCGGCGACGGCGGCCCCGCTGATGCCGGCCGCCCGGAGCAGGCCGCGGCGCGACAGCTCGGCGGGGGTGAGGTCGTGGTCGGGGACCGAGGTGTCCGCGGCGACGGCGGTGACGTCGTCGACCTCGTGGGAGTGCGAGTGCCCGTGGTCGTGCCCGTGCGAGTGCCCGTGCGAGTGCCCGTGGTCGTGCCCGTGGTCGTGCTCGTGCATGGCGATCCTTCCGAGTGGGGCTGCGGCGTGGGAGGCCGCCGCAGCGCGTCCACGGTGCCGCCGCCGGGTGTCCGGGAGGGGGAACGGCGGGTGCCGATCGGGTGAACCGTGGGCCGCGCGCCGATGCGGCCGCCCCGCCGGCGGAGGGCCCGCGGCGGACACGGACACCTCCCGTTCACCTGTCCCGGACAGCGTTCGCCCGTGCTCACCGATCTCACGCTGCCGCTGCGCCGAGGCGCGGAGGCGCCCACGCCGCGCACGCTCGTCGACGTCTTCCGGTCGACGGTCGCCCAGGCGGCCGACGACCCCGCCGTCGACACCGGCAACGAGGTGCTCACCTACGCCGAGCTCGAGGAGTCCGCGGACGCCCTCGCGGCGCGGCTGGCGGAGCTGGGGGTCGGGCCGGGCGACAAGGTCGGCGTGCGGGTCAGCTCGGGCACCACCGACCTCTACGTCGCGATCCTGGGCATCCTGCTGGCCGGCGCGGCGTACGTCCCGGTCGACGCCGACGACCCTGACGAGCGCGCCCGCCTGGTCTTCGGCGAGGCCGACGTCGCGGCGGTGGTCGGCAACGGGCTCGCGGTCGTCGCGCGGCGTCCCGTTGCGGCGCAGGTCCCGCGCGCGGTCGAGGAGCCCGGGCTCTCCGACGACGCGTGGGTCATCTTCACCTCGGGCTCGACCGGCACCCCGAAGGGCGTCGCGGTCTCCCACCGCAGCGCGGCGGCCTTCGTGGACGCCGAGTCGACGCTGTTCCTGCAGGACGCGCCGCTGGGTGTCGGCGACCGGGTGATGGCCGGCCTGTCGGTCGCCTTCGACGCCAGCTGCGAGGAGATGTGGCTGGCCTGGCGGTACGGCGCGTGCCTGGTGCCCGCACCCCGCGCGCTGGTCCGCAGCGGAGTGGACGTCGGTCCGTGGCTGGTGGCCAACGCGGTCACGGTGGTCTCGACGGTGCCCACCCTGGTCGCGCTCTGGCCGGCGGAGGCGCTCGCGCAGGTGCGCCTGCTGATCATGGGCGGCGAGGCCTGCCCGCCGGAGCTCGCCGCCCGCCTGGTCGCGCCGGGCCGGGAGGTGTGGAACACCTACGGGCCGACCGAGGCCACCGTGGTGGCGTGCGGCGCGGAGCTGACCGGCGAGGGGCCGGTGCGGATCGGTCTCCCGCTGGCCGGCTGGGACCTCGCGGTCGTCGACGCCGAGGGGCGGCACGTCGCCCCGGGGGAGACCGGGGAGCTGATCATCGGCGGCGTCGGGCTGGCGCGGTACCTCGACCCGGCCAAGGACGCCGAGAAGTACGCCGCGATGCCGACGCTGGGGTGGGACCGCGCCTACCGCTCGGGCGATCTGGTCGTCTTCGACCCCGAGGGGCTGCTCTTCGGCGGCCGCGCCGACGACCAGGTGAAGCTGGGCGGCCGCCGGATCGAGCTGGGCGAGGTCGACAGCGCCCTGCTGGGGCTGCCCGGGGCCTCCGGCGCGGCGGCCGCGGTGCGCCGTACCTCCGCCGGCAACCAGCTGCTCGTCGGGTACGTCGCCGTCGACGCGACCTTCGACCAGGCGGCCGCGCTCGACCAGCTGCGCCGGGCGCTCCCGGCCGCACTCGTCCCGCGCCTCGCGGTGGTCGACACGCTGCCCACCCGCACGTCGGGCAAGGTCGACCGCGACGCGCTGCCCTGGCCGCTGCCCGCGGCGGCCGAGGCGCCGACCGCCGGGCTGACCGCGACCGAGTCGTGGGTCTCCGAGCTGTGGCGGGAGGTGCTCGGGGCGGGCGCGACCGGCCGCGGCGACGACTTCTTCGACCTCGGCGGAGGCAGCCTGACCGCCGCGCAGATGGTCTCGCGGCTCCGGGCCCGGCACCCCGAGGTCGCGGTCGGCGACATCTACGAGCGGCCGACCCTCGGCGCGCTCGCCGGCTACCTCGACGGGCTCGCCGCACCCGGCGCCACCAGCGACCGCACGGTCCCGGCCGTGCCGCTGAAGACCCAGTCCGGACAGGTCGTCGCGACGGTCGCCCTGCGGATGCTCGCCGGCCCCCGCTGGCTGACCTGGGCGGCGATCGCCTGCCACGTCGCCGCCCTGCTCGACGTCGACGGCCTGCCGCTGCCGGCGTGGCCGCTCGTCCTGCTCGGGTGGCTGCTGTTCCTCAGCCCGCCCGGCCGGATGCTGCTCGCGGCCGGCACCGCCCGGTTCGTGCTCGCGGGCGTCGGCCCCGGCGACCACCCGCGCGGCGGCAAGGTCCACCTGCGCCTGTGGCTGGCCGAGCGGGCCGCGGACGAGCTGGGCGCGACCGGGCTGGCGGGCGCACCGGCGATGACCTGGTACGCCCGGCTGCTCGGCGCCGACGTCGGCCGCGACGTCGACCTGCACTCCCTCCCGCCGGTCACCGGGCTGCTCCGGCTCGGCAGGGGCTGCTCGGTCGAGCCGGAGGTCGACCTGCGGGGGTGGTGGGTCGACGGCGACGTCGTGCACCTCGGCGCGGTCTCCGTGGGCGCCCGGGCCAAGGTCGGCGCGCGCTCGACGCTGTGCCCCGGCGCCGAGGTCGGGCGGGCCGCCGAGGTCGCGCCCGGCTCGGCGGTCCTCGGGGCCGTGCCGGACGGCGAGTTCTGGTCCGGTGCGCCCGCCGCGCGGGTCAGCGAGGCCGCCCGCGGCCCGTGGTCGGACCGGCCGGAGACCTCCCGCGCCTGGGTCGCGGCGTACGCCGCCGTGGCGGCGCTGCTGGCGCTGCTGCCGGTCGTGGCGGTCGCCGCGGGCGGGGCCGTGCTGCTGGCCCTGGGCCCCGCGTCGTACGACGGCCCGCGCGCCGCGCTCGCGGGCCTCCTGCCCTGGGTGCCGCTCGCCACCCTGGTCGGCCTGGTGGTCCTCGCCGCCCTGGTGTGGCTGGTCGTCCGCCTGGCCGCGCTCGCCGTCCGGCCCGGCGTCCACCCGGTCCGCAGCGGACCCGCGCTGGCGGTGTGGACGACGGTGCGGGTGCTCGACGAGGCGCGCACCTGGCTCTTCCCCCTCTACTCCTCGCTGCTCACGCCGGTCTGGCTGCGGGCGCTCGGGGCACGGATCGGTCGGCACGTCGAGGCCTCGACGGTGCTGCTGGTGCCCTCGCTGACCCAGGTCAACGACCAGGCGTTCCTGGCCGACGACACCCTCATCGGGGGCTACGAGCTGGGCGGCGGCTGGCTGCGGGTGGAGCGGGTGAAGATCGGCAAGCGCGCCTTCGTCGGCAACTCCGGCATGGCCGCGCCCGGCCGGAAAGTGCCCAAGGCGTCCCTGGTGGCGGTGCTCTCCGCCGCACCGCGCCGGGCACGCGCCCGGTCGGGCGAGTCCTGGCTCGGCAGCCCGCCCGCCCCGCTGCGCCGGGTCGCACAGGACACCGACAGCGGGCGCACCTACGAGCCGCCCACCCGGC
This window harbors:
- a CDS encoding Pls/PosA family non-ribosomal peptide synthetase, which produces MLTDLTLPLRRGAEAPTPRTLVDVFRSTVAQAADDPAVDTGNEVLTYAELEESADALAARLAELGVGPGDKVGVRVSSGTTDLYVAILGILLAGAAYVPVDADDPDERARLVFGEADVAAVVGNGLAVVARRPVAAQVPRAVEEPGLSDDAWVIFTSGSTGTPKGVAVSHRSAAAFVDAESTLFLQDAPLGVGDRVMAGLSVAFDASCEEMWLAWRYGACLVPAPRALVRSGVDVGPWLVANAVTVVSTVPTLVALWPAEALAQVRLLIMGGEACPPELAARLVAPGREVWNTYGPTEATVVACGAELTGEGPVRIGLPLAGWDLAVVDAEGRHVAPGETGELIIGGVGLARYLDPAKDAEKYAAMPTLGWDRAYRSGDLVVFDPEGLLFGGRADDQVKLGGRRIELGEVDSALLGLPGASGAAAAVRRTSAGNQLLVGYVAVDATFDQAAALDQLRRALPAALVPRLAVVDTLPTRTSGKVDRDALPWPLPAAAEAPTAGLTATESWVSELWREVLGAGATGRGDDFFDLGGGSLTAAQMVSRLRARHPEVAVGDIYERPTLGALAGYLDGLAAPGATSDRTVPAVPLKTQSGQVVATVALRMLAGPRWLTWAAIACHVAALLDVDGLPLPAWPLVLLGWLLFLSPPGRMLLAAGTARFVLAGVGPGDHPRGGKVHLRLWLAERAADELGATGLAGAPAMTWYARLLGADVGRDVDLHSLPPVTGLLRLGRGCSVEPEVDLRGWWVDGDVVHLGAVSVGARAKVGARSTLCPGAEVGRAAEVAPGSAVLGAVPDGEFWSGAPAARVSEAARGPWSDRPETSRAWVAAYAAVAALLALLPVVAVAAGGAVLLALGPASYDGPRAALAGLLPWVPLATLVGLVVLAALVWLVVRLAALAVRPGVHPVRSGPALAVWTTVRVLDEARTWLFPLYSSLLTPVWLRALGARIGRHVEASTVLLVPSLTQVNDQAFLADDTLIGGYELGGGWLRVERVKIGKRAFVGNSGMAAPGRKVPKASLVAVLSAAPRRARARSGESWLGSPPAPLRRVAQDTDSGRTYEPPTRLLVARAAVELCRLVPVVLAVALTLVVAVALVALLDRWGVLAALLLAGPILAVGGLVAAAVTTAAKWVLVGRTRPGAHPLWSSFVWRNELADTFVEVLAAPWFARAAVGTPLLTAWFRTMGARIGRGVWCETYWLPEADLVDLRDGATVNAGSVVQTHLFHDRMLSTDTVTLLRGATLGPNSVILPAATLGRHATVGPVSLVMRGESVPDKTTWIGNPIGPWTAER
- a CDS encoding YciI family protein, yielding MTRYFISFDDGAMTFPEEDLPAVSDASHAVVEEARAAGVWVTGGGIGEDRVSVVDTDGTVREDPYPADHRRVGGFCVLEVASREEALHWAARLAAACRCPQDVRALIDDPAA
- a CDS encoding MFS transporter, with the protein product MPLTSPPPAADEQERARVQRRTLRAVVLAQVLGGAGLAAGVTVGALLAQEMLGTEGLAGLPTALFTLGSALTAYLVGRVSQRAGRRVGLGLGFLAGGAGAAGVVVAAAVDSVPLLLVALLVYGAGTATNLQARYAGTDLAAPAARGKAISVALVSTTVGAVAGPNLVEPLGDLATGLGLPALAGPFLLAAVAYTAAGAALFALLRPDPLLLARRLNAATATRSVAAGATGPAAPTGRPRPGRGAYVGATVMVLTQVTMVAIMTMTPVHMRHHHHGLGDVGMVIGLHIAAMYLPSPLTGLLVDRLGRTAVAAASGAVLLAAGVTAAVAPGDSLPLTVLALVLLGLGWNLGLISGTALVVDATTTADRPRVQGSIDVLVALSGAAGGVLSGVVVDAAGFAALSLGGGVLALALVPVLAWARPRAAV
- a CDS encoding PHP domain-containing protein codes for the protein MHEHDHGHDHGHSHGHSHGHDHGHSHSHEVDDVTAVAADTSVPDHDLTPAELSRRGLLRAAGISGAAVAGMAGMRGVTPAMAAPAAAPARGGKPGPAAPRHWLAGDHHIHTQYSSDGQYRVIDQAQHAAAYGLDWLVITDHGGATHARIGVDLVNPDIKAAREELPGTLIFQGLEWNIPAAEHGTVFVAPGPNEVAVLKQFENAYDGSVKGASGSSPANEALAVAGVQWLGQQVDRKRVADALFLANHPARNGIDSPHEIRAWRDADPRIAIGFEGAPGHQAAGLPKGYGPGSARGYYGNAPGAASFAGYPPESYRTWGGFDWMTATVGGLWDSLLAEGKPWSITANSDSHVNWTDTSRRPDGSGSEQFNRDGRYGDPVYAGRINLDAGDFWPGFYSRTHVGAASRDYRAVMRGMRDGRIWVDHGGLVKSVDVTVRSTGGRGRDRNASETLGGTLLARRGSRLELVVRITAQDVPNWSQFVPSLNRVDVVRGRVETPSRSADRDRFTAPDTKVVAQTDTSGRTGTYTLTYDLGRAEEPFYVRLRGTDGNRSQPGYLGAAVDPAGPQIDVVGDADPWVDLWFYTNPIWVVPTR